A region of Necator americanus strain Aroian chromosome I, whole genome shotgun sequence DNA encodes the following proteins:
- a CDS encoding hypothetical protein (NECATOR_CHRI.G1473.T2) yields the protein MTYLCCINRLSNINELTGSILSVERKQRKQMNSYEFNYFSGINGPLRSDSSEGKARFLMSPKYRRSAFDAYGDLSAMMESIDRFQRPRFGRK from the exons ATGACCTATTTATGCTGCATCAATAGACTTAGCAACATTAATGAACTGACTGGATCAATTTTATCTGTTGAGCGAAAGCAGAGAAAACAGA TGAACTCCTATGAATTCAACTACTTCAGCGGAATAAATGGACCATTGCGAAGCGATTCAAGTGAGGGGAAAGCCAG atttctCATGTCACCAAAATACAGAAGATCTGCTTTTGACGCTTACGGCGATTTGTCTGCGATGATGGAATCAATCGATAGATTCCAAAGACCAAG GTTTGGAAGGAAGTAA
- a CDS encoding hypothetical protein (NECATOR_CHRI.G1472.T2), producing MDNGPDGVPGKFVVTGVRQGAVAGNFLFNVAINDIMRRTVDQCPADIILAPSGRLLTDLEYTDDVVILAESSTKLQHAVILVVVL from the exons ATGGATAATGGccccgatggagtaccaggaaagttc gtggtaactggagtaagacaaggagcAGTGGCAGGAAACTTCCTGTTCAATGTCGCCATCAACGACATTATGCggagaacagtagatcagtgtcctgccgatatcattctagcaccatcaggacgcctcttgaccgatctcgagtacactgacgatgttgttatattggcggaaagcagtacgaaacttcaacatgctGTCATCCTTGTCGTCGTGTTGTGA
- a CDS encoding hypothetical protein (NECATOR_CHRI.G1472.T1): MAPMEYQESSFVCLVVTGVRQGAVAGNFLFNVAINDIMRRTVDQCPADIILAPSGRLLTDLEYTDDVVILAESSTKLQHAVILVVVL, from the exons ATGGccccgatggagtaccaggaaagttcgttcgtttGCCTg gtggtaactggagtaagacaaggagcAGTGGCAGGAAACTTCCTGTTCAATGTCGCCATCAACGACATTATGCggagaacagtagatcagtgtcctgccgatatcattctagcaccatcaggacgcctcttgaccgatctcgagtacactgacgatgttgttatattggcggaaagcagtacgaaacttcaacatgctGTCATCCTTGTCGTCGTGTTGTGA